In a genomic window of Nocardia fluminea:
- a CDS encoding beta-ketoacyl synthase — protein sequence MTITPLDTLEFDGEPFDVLAWSLALEPATSPAPRSSTAPAVPAVRPTTAPASSVTAPVPSTTAQVSAGSPSPDPIAALLHEVRSELVTAHLSAMDVQTALQQRALAGLGGEHIARVSTDLAPASPTWAEQSFAVMVDYTPATGLAVSAAPGHPVVFELPAPATTMNAFKFLARTPITTLRGADLAALGRGEVAAVFGPAYDQEGVNPAIRLTDGAHGTLTEVLEIAGREGPWARGRLRAAGRIEGHDPVTAATELTWQAAQVFAMRAGLQLCLAGARFQAGEPFEVTVSAPMTGPVELTADVVQIDLLPRPWLRINTEIRCAGQVVARVHGLTLEVAEEPGLPIGPEAGGEIPRFLGRRNAFGQRALLGEFHMTHSARGDLGIALGPEFSAYAGRRATRMPNHGLQLCDRVMAVDGRRGQLDAGSSHTEYDSPADSWYYLESANASMPNVVYMETSLQSALLLGYFLGATLTSPGEDFSLRNLDGSATVLREVDLRDKTIQQTSRLIDTTVLVGVVLQTFSYELAVDGEPFYAGESLFGFFNAPALANQNGLDNGEFVPTWLDSQEHRPAVRVIDVAARRAAGTGLPCAVGHLAMLDRIETVDSAGAFGLGYLRATRAVAADDWFFGYHFHLDPVMPGSLGVEAVIQAMQEWTIDSGLAAELLAPEFVLPVGVSLSWRYRGQILATDERMTLEVHIKSVERRRGRIRVIADASVWKPSMRIYELTDVAVELRDADAQPW from the coding sequence ATGACCATCACACCACTGGACACCCTCGAGTTCGACGGTGAGCCCTTCGATGTCCTCGCCTGGTCGCTGGCACTGGAGCCGGCCACCAGCCCCGCACCCCGATCGTCCACGGCCCCGGCGGTACCCGCGGTACGACCCACCACCGCACCGGCGTCGTCGGTCACCGCACCGGTGCCGTCGACCACCGCGCAGGTGTCGGCGGGCAGCCCATCCCCCGACCCCATCGCAGCCCTCCTGCACGAGGTCCGGTCAGAACTGGTGACGGCGCATCTGTCGGCGATGGATGTGCAGACCGCGTTGCAGCAGCGCGCGCTGGCCGGTCTCGGTGGCGAACACATCGCCCGGGTCAGTACGGACCTTGCTCCCGCGTCGCCCACCTGGGCCGAGCAGTCCTTCGCGGTCATGGTGGACTACACCCCGGCAACCGGTCTCGCGGTCTCCGCGGCGCCCGGGCACCCGGTGGTCTTCGAGCTGCCCGCGCCCGCCACCACCATGAACGCCTTCAAGTTCCTCGCCCGCACACCGATCACCACATTGCGCGGCGCTGACCTCGCCGCGTTGGGCAGGGGCGAGGTAGCCGCTGTTTTCGGTCCGGCCTACGACCAGGAAGGCGTCAACCCCGCTATCCGGCTGACCGACGGTGCGCACGGCACCCTCACCGAGGTGCTCGAGATCGCCGGACGTGAAGGGCCTTGGGCGAGAGGACGATTGCGGGCCGCCGGCCGGATCGAGGGGCACGATCCGGTCACCGCCGCGACCGAGCTCACCTGGCAGGCCGCTCAGGTCTTCGCGATGCGCGCGGGCCTGCAACTGTGCCTGGCCGGGGCCCGATTCCAGGCGGGCGAGCCCTTCGAGGTGACCGTGTCCGCGCCGATGACAGGCCCCGTGGAGCTGACCGCCGACGTGGTCCAGATCGACCTGCTCCCGCGTCCCTGGCTCCGGATCAACACCGAGATCCGGTGCGCGGGACAGGTGGTGGCGCGTGTGCACGGCCTCACCCTCGAGGTCGCCGAAGAACCGGGTCTGCCGATCGGTCCCGAGGCCGGCGGCGAGATCCCCCGATTCCTCGGCCGCCGCAACGCCTTCGGTCAGCGCGCGCTGCTGGGCGAGTTCCACATGACCCACAGCGCCCGTGGCGATCTCGGTATCGCGCTCGGCCCGGAGTTCTCGGCCTACGCCGGTCGCCGGGCCACCCGCATGCCCAACCACGGACTCCAGCTCTGCGACCGGGTGATGGCCGTCGACGGCCGACGTGGACAGCTCGACGCGGGCAGCTCGCACACCGAGTACGACTCACCCGCCGACTCCTGGTACTACCTCGAATCGGCCAACGCGTCCATGCCCAACGTCGTCTACATGGAGACCTCGCTGCAATCGGCGTTGCTACTCGGCTACTTCCTCGGCGCGACCCTCACCTCGCCCGGGGAGGACTTCAGCCTGCGCAATCTCGACGGTTCCGCGACCGTACTGCGCGAGGTGGACTTGCGCGACAAGACGATTCAGCAGACCAGCAGGCTGATCGACACCACCGTCCTGGTCGGCGTCGTGCTGCAGACGTTCTCCTACGAACTCGCGGTGGACGGCGAACCGTTCTACGCGGGGGAGTCGCTGTTCGGGTTCTTCAATGCCCCGGCGCTGGCGAACCAGAACGGGCTCGACAACGGCGAGTTCGTGCCGACGTGGCTCGACAGCCAGGAGCACCGGCCCGCTGTCCGCGTGATCGACGTGGCGGCCAGGCGGGCCGCGGGCACCGGCTTGCCGTGCGCGGTCGGGCATCTGGCGATGCTCGACCGCATCGAGACCGTCGACAGCGCGGGCGCCTTCGGACTCGGCTACCTGCGCGCCACCCGCGCGGTCGCCGCCGACGACTGGTTCTTCGGCTACCACTTCCACCTCGACCCGGTGATGCCGGGATCGCTCGGGGTCGAGGCGGTGATCCAGGCGATGCAGGAGTGGACGATCGACTCCGGCCTCGCCGCTGAGCTCCTCGCGCCGGAATTCGTGCTCCCGGTCGGCGTATCGCTGTCGTGGCGGTATCGCGGGCAGATTCTGGCGACCGACGAGCGGATGACGCTCGAGGTGCACATCAAGAGCGTCGAACGGCGCCGTGGCCGGATCCGGGTGATCGCCGACGCGAGCGTCTGGAAACCGAGCATGCGGATCTACGAACTCACCGATGTCGCCGTGGAGTTGCGCGATGCCGACGCCCAACCCTGGTGA